The Pagrus major chromosome 17, Pma_NU_1.0 genome includes a region encoding these proteins:
- the fsbp gene encoding fibrinogen silencer-binding protein, whose protein sequence is MASSSVFLSSMVGKARSSNFTLSEKLDLLKLVRPHIRILEEHTNKHAVIVDKNKCWDTVAEQYNALGGDRPHRTAQGLRTLYKRLKESAKQEVMQRRHAQPEYRASISEPTRRIMEMIPHLFHHVPIHEKDQALRRLIYSKHNSPIEHPGSSSSLAGLQDYSAAVPSILHEVVQLDPEEDVKPPPDLPILSAHTGPELDGGQEEEGEQDLGSVHDYEASLSPTPSSVNIPLSASPLPLRHDLYPNDIYPHHEPDRFRPLHLAKEEHELVLANHRKVAMYLEEKREGLKRKQELEEELLRAKIKVEKLRAARLRHGLPIPL, encoded by the exons ATGGCGTCCAGTTCCGTGTTTCTGTCCAGTATGGTGGGTAAAGCTCGCTCCTCCAACTTCACCCTCTCTGAGAAGCTGGACCTGTTGAAGCTGGTCCGTCCTCACATCCGCATCCTGGAGGAGCACACCAACAAGCATGCGGTCATCGTGGACAAGAACAAGTGCTGGGACACTGTGGCCGAACAGTACAATGCCTTGGGAGGGGACAGGCCCCATCGCACAGCTCAGGGCCTCAGGACCCTCTACAAGAGGCTGAAGGAGTCGGCCAAGCAGGAAGTGATGCAGCGGAGACACGCCCAGCCAGAGTACAGAGCCAGCATCTCAGAGCCAACCAGGAGAATTATGGAGATGATCCCTCACCTGTTTCACCACGTGCCCATCCATGAGAAGGACCAGGCGCTGCGCAG ATTGATATACAGCAAGCACAACTCTCCGATCGAACATCCTggcagcagctcctctctggcTGGACTCCAGGATTACTCAGCAGCTGTTCCAAGTATCCTCCACGAGGTGGTCCAGCTGGACCCTGAAGAGGATGTTAAACCACCGCCAGATCTCCCCATCCTCTCCGCGCACACAGGGCCAGAGCTGGACGGaggccaggaggaggagggggagcaggacTTGGGGAGCGTCCACGATTACGAAGCATCCCTCTCTCCCACCCCTTCCTCCGTTAACATTCCCCTCTCCGCCTCGCCGCTACCGTTACGCCATGACCTCTACCCCAATGACATCTACCCTCACCACGAGCCCGACAGGTTTCGCCCTCTGCACCTGGCCAAAGAGGAGCACGAGCTGGTGCTGGCCAATCACAGGAAGGTTGCCATGTACCTAGAGGAGAAGCGGGAGGGGCTGAAGAGGAAACAGGAACTGGAGGAGGAACTTCTGCGAGCCAAGATTAAAGTGGAGAAACTAAGAGCTGCTCGACTGAGACATGGACTGCCAATTCCTCTATAA